atatttttttgtaataataTAGTAAATTAATAAAGTTATTCTTTATTATGTTAGGCTCACCCAAAAGATGCATACTTGCGCCATGGGAATTGTCCGGATTATTATGACTTGGGAATTGCTGTTGGAAATAGTGTGGCTGTAGAAAATAACTCAATTGGATTGGGTAGTGCTACTGATGCTAGAACATTAGGAGTTGATGAAAATAGAGCTCTGCACATAGAAGACTTGAATTATGATGCTGAAAATGAGGCGTTTGTAGGACTAGCTCAAGATGATCCAGCATCATCTGGATCCAAATCACCTTTGGTATTCCCTGAAGTGCCTGAGGTCTCCACTCAGAGAAAAGCTGCTGCCAAAAGAACTAGAGCTCAGTTTGACATAAATTCTGGTCTTACTGAAAATAGTTCGCATCATGATTTCATGTcagaagttaaaaaaataactaacaCTTTTGATGGAGTTCATAGTCTCTTAGAGAAACCAGAAACTATGCTAGAGAAAAGACAAAGAGAAAGATCTTATACAACTTGGGATGCTATCAAAGAAATCTCAGATTTGGATGACGACGTTCGCATGAAAGCATATGACTTGCTTGATACCAAGACAAAGAAAGatagatttttaaaaatgacTGTTGCGGAACGATCAAGTTGGATAGCTTTCAAGATTAAAGATTAGAGGATAGTGATGATTTCAGTCATGTTTTGAAAACtatgttttctttttgtttgacCATCTTTTTATAAGTACATTGTTTTGttggtattttatttttaaactttcTTTTGATCATTAATGAAttcgtatttttatttttatattttagtaaaatgcctttattattatttttattattgtttcatTGTTTATATGTCAGCATGAATTATGAAGATAAATTGAGGATGAAATTGAAGAGGAAATTGAAGATGAAATTGAAACAGAAGATGAGCTTGAACTTTATGAAAAGGTTAAGCTCTTGATGATGGCAACTAAggcattaataattttattaggaAATGTTACGATGATGCCGCACACTATTGACAACTCTTTGATGCGACGACCAAAGACTCGGGAAGGATACCATTTTGTACGTAATATGCTCGACGGAGATCCAAACAGTTTTCGGCAGTTGTATAGAATGTATCCGGATGTCTTTATGAAATTATGCCGGATCATTAGAGAGAAAACTCATGTTTCAGATACACGATATACAACTGTTGAAGAAATGGCAACATTCTTGATCATTGTAGGACACAACGATATATATGGTAATGTTCGTCAAAGGTTCGATCGTTCGCATTTTGCTacttgtcacaccccaattcttgaaggaataaatataatcgaagTGTGAacaattcatagaaataaacaagggaaaaaccttgttaaaaaccgaaataggatagaaagtcgggttATGCCcatttggatcacaagttttgtttcatgcttctgacaaccgacattcattagcataaatttagtagtgaagagtctaagctcggtcaggtacaccatttgaaatttaacatgaagatcttaagttgggaaaacaaaagacggATATGAATAATTGCTACAACGGAAGTCTAAAATAGGAAtttaaccctagcctcagctccatcccgtcagcaccagtcagtcaacctgaaaacatttgaaagtatttttgggctaagtactaatgtactcagtgggcatgcattttctgaaacatttcatattttcgtaaagacagtttatccattacttgacataacttagaaggttttaaattgaaaaaacttctaagcatgttaaaataatttctttcatttgtgcgcacatgtcacactctctttatttgtatttttatattacagTTATATGTGATTATTTTACATACACAATGGTTATTTACTCATAATTTTACAATTTGAAATAagtatttgaaagtatttttgggctgcAATATAGTCTTGAGTTGGCAGAGGAAGCATGGCTTAAAGTTGAAGTTAGTAGCATAGTGTAGGGTGGTTGATGGGAGAGATGAGTGTAAGTGAGTTGAGTGAGGATTTGACATTTAAAATCTCTCAGGACTGAATTAttgaaactttaaaattcattagggttcgctaaataaatagctcgtgcaattgcttgaatgcttaatttaaataaatatgtcaTGCATGAGaacttaaataataaaaatttagtaACACCTCTTGAAaatcattttgttggaatttaaaataaattcattttttcttttatccgaCGTGAATTATCTTagcttctaagttcaaaatcaTTCCAAACTTAGCTAGGGAAAAACGAGGTATTACACTACTAGTCAAAacttcaataaaatcttgaaagcATTGAACACCATAGCACCGGACATGATGGTTAAGCCAACTACAGCAATACCGGCTAAATTTCGGGAAAATACAAGATTTAATCCTTTATTTAAGGTATGGATCATTTCGATATTATATTCTTTAGGTActttgttgggaacttagtgaaatttcctaatccttgttttgatgataccaaaatcaataggtttcttttgtaatagactagaactatttgaactcaagtgttagagttctttttctagtttagctgcTGTTCtaaagaacgaaggactgaagactgaagttgtcgactgaagcatcagtcgaagaatcagtgttgactgattacttaatgtgcgccacgtggaatcagcggactgatactaaagtcaagtatcggttaaacattcttcctcggactgaacctccaacgttcaaaggaagccacgcactccagaaatTGATCTGAAAAAAATTAGCTGATCGTTTTTTTacaaaccgaaccgaccgatcGGTCTGAAAAAAAATTGGCCGATCGACCGACGTGAACATTTCTAATCGGCCGTAAATCGAACCAATCAATGTTCGATTTTCGGCCGACCGAACTGCCCCGACCGACAATCCAAATCCAAGATTCAACTATCCAAATCAATATTACAAATATCCAAATCCAACAATCCAAATCAACCGGAGATGGAGGTTTCTGGCGCGGCGTAGGCGGAAGACTGGAGTCTGCGGCGCGGCACGGCGGAAGAGTGTGATTCTGGCTCGGCGGACGACTGCGGCCGTctgtaggggtgagcatcggttcggttcggtgcaaaaccgaaccaaaaattcaaaaccgaaaaccgaaccgatggttaaaattggaaccgaaccgcaccaattgaGGGTGCCAAACCGAACCAAAATCGAACCGATAAAAtcgtcggtttcggttcggtttaccgaaccaatgcaaaaaaaatcttttttttcgaaaaaaaaacaattaaaaacatgtaaaataatgtaaaaatataaatatataatttatgaaaaaaccaattaatatattataaaatatataaaatttaaatatataataaaatataaatatatgaaccaattaaaaattagaaaattgaatatatattataaaatattaatatttatcggTTCAGTTCGGtttaaaaccaaaccaaaaactgaaaatcgaaaccgaaccgaaacttatcgatttttaattttcagaACCGAATTGAAAACTGAACCAATAGATTcgggaccgaaccgcaccaaaatggttcggttcggttcggtttttcaTTTCGattcggtttctgctcacccctagccGTCTGGAGTCTGGACTGGCGCGTCTTCGACTAGGTAGGGCCGTAGGGGTGCAGACTCTGGAAGGGAGGGAGGTGGTCTGGCCGGAGGCGTCGACGGCGATAGAGAGAGGTGGTTTGGACTTTGGAGAGCAGCGCGGCTGCGGGCTGCAGATATGACGTCGGCGTGGTGGTGTTGGGAAGCCTGTTTTCAGGTGCGAATGGCCGCAGATCTGACGCCGGCGTGGTGATGTTGGGAAGCCTGATTTTTGGGCGCGATGTGTACCCTCGAGGGCGGTGGTCTGAACTTTGGAGGGTGGCGCAACCGCTATTTGCGGTAATTGGAGGATGGAGGCGGATTGAGGGTAGGTGGGGGAGGGCAGATTGGGGGTTAGCGTTGGGAGGCAGATTGGGGTCTTGGGGTGGGGAGAGGCGAAAGTTACAGTGATAGAGAGATTGGCAGATTAGGGTTTGATAGGtgtagtttatattttaaaattaaaaaatattaatatatatatatatatatatatactcggTCGGTTCGGTcaaaaatcgaaccgaattTGGGAAAACTGAACCGAACGAGAAAACCAAATTTTCTGTAAAAAATGGGCCGAACCGACCGATCAAAGCAAAAAAACCGACCGAAAATCGATCGTGTAACGACCCAACTTTCCCAAGACAAAAAGAAATAGGGAAAATAATGAAAAGACTCAATTGAGCGAAATAAACTTGACAATCTACCCTTCAAATTGGGTATTCATAATCCAAAGAGATAAAATGAAAGGAAATAAAATGAAAGGCATTAAGAGATGCcaatcaaatgacaatattcaAACTCAGGATCACATAAGTTTAGTTCCGTGACTCTGATCTTAATCAATGATAGCttcattaaaatatataggATAAGAGTTTAAACACAACGAGATGATATTGTACCCCACAATAGAAATTCTCAATTTAGAGAATTTAAAAGACGAGATGATAAGCTAGTCATTAGCGGAAGCAAAAGACATCGTGGTACTTAGCCTCAACTCAGCCTCGTCTGCACCAACTGatcaacctgaaaatatttgaaaataatttgggctgagtactaatgtactcagtgggcacgagtttttgaaatattttatgaaataatcgaaacagtttatccaatatcacaatcataacttagaaggttttaaaaatagaaatccgcttctaagcatgacaaaacTTTTCTCATTAAGTGGCGCGCCATGTACGTTCGATTGTTACTCACTTTCTCCCCACATTCACTGATCTCGGGACACGCCCAGTCAGATCCAAAAATCTGTTATTGATCTCGGGACCCACCCGGTCAGAATCAATAGTCTTAACTGTGCTCCGGATAACCTCCTGTCAAGCACCCACCCTTATAACGTTCTAGATCTGTTAGTGCACGATGACGATCAACCCATCGAGCCACTAaccttgtgtacacaatcctcatttagcgtgttaggccaaatgagaatctcgatcgatacttaagcgagccttaaacaattacagaacgcacataaaaatatttatattggataaacagataattttcatgaaatatcagagcttatataactcaagatacattgtatgtaaaataaaacccacctgaataggcaaagcctgtagtTTAACCGTAAACCTATCACgggaaagcagtgctaatcctcctggtcctcaaggcctacaagaaatctattcttaataggtctcttggTGCTATTCTAACTTCTAAATAAAGAGGGGAAAATCACTAACTATTGATACGATACATGTTGCCCGAATTAATAATCTTTTTAAGTGAATCCGTAaattttaaatacataattaatgacaaatttgaaacttataaaataatttataattattaaaatataaaaaactcaatcttataagaaaaataataaaactagttAAGGCACTTCAGACTCATTTAAAGAAAGAATTAGAGCCCAAGACAATACAATACAAAAAAACTTGTTCAATTTAAATGAGCCCAAGTAAATTAAATGAGTAGAGCCCATCAGATAGAAGAAATCAACCCAAtcaaaagattaaaaattagCCCAACAAACTAAATAAAAGTGAGCCCAAAATAATAGCTAACAATTAAAGAAAGTTTGAATTAAAAGAAAACCAAacttcttttctctctcctcacacCCACTCTCGGCTCCccctctccttctctcttttTCCTCCTTTCTCCCTCAAAACCGCCGCCCTTCCTCCAGAGTGCCACGCCGGTCGCCTGCCCAGATCCGGCGAAATCCTCGCCGGAAAAACCTCCCTTTGGTCGTCCCTCTCTCACCTCACTTTATCCCATcgtctctcactctctcacccAGAACCACCACATCTTTTCCCTCTACAGATCCGCCGCCGTCGCCCTCTCACTCTCTCCTCCGCCCTCTCTCCCCGGCGGCGAACTCGCTCGGAGCCACTCCCCCATTCGTCTCCCTCGCGTGAATCGAACCGGCAACAGCAGCTGCCTTCGCCTTCTCCGTACGGGagcagcgccgccgcctcccgtTTCTCCAGATCCGGCGACGTCGCCGCCTCCGCTCCGTCTGCCAGCAACACAACAGCAGCAGTGGCGCTGCCCCCGCTCAGCCACCTTGCTCCGACTCCGTCTGCCTTGGCCGGCGAGCTGCTGCAACGCATGCAGCGCCGGCAGCCGCGGCCTTGACAGCCGGGCGTCGAGCTCGGACAGCCCCCACCTCTCCCTTTCTCACCTTGACACTCCAGATCCGACCCAGTGACACCCACAAAAACGAAACTTGCAGATTGAAGAAAAATCGGGTCTTGTTGTAGAAGTCAGAAATTTTTATACAGGTTATGAAATAGTAGTGTTCATGTGCTTTGTATACATTCTtcttttcttaattaatgaggAATCGTTGGTGATTTTCTGTAACAAAAAGGAAACGATCTTGTTTCTTTATATGGAAAAGAATAGAGTTAGTGAAGTTATACATGAAAATGAATGCAACCTTGATTTACTGCGTATGGATGAGTCCTTGAGCTTCTGAAAACATGGTAGACGCTGCAGTGATTGGAGTGTATGGAGAATGTTTGTGGGTGAAGGAAAAGATGTTTAAAAACAGGGAAGAGTCTTAGCTACCCAATGTGTATTACACATCAACGTTAGGATTGCGCCACGTTGCATTTAAAAAAAGTGCATTTATTTTGGGTTGTCATGGACCGGTCCGAGTTTGCGAAATAAAATACCACTCAACTTTTGTGGCTGTTTTCTCAATTACCACTTCCCCATTTCGATTATTACACGTGCCCCTATTAATCTTGTAAGGATTTTGGTTTATTTACAATGATTCACAAAAATTTTGGCGGCAAAGTGTATCGGGCCCCGCGTAAAGTGTTTACAGAAATGCATTTTCCATATCTATAGGGACAGAAATTGATCTATATTACACTTTTATATAATGAAATTGCTTACGCTAAAAATTCCAATAAATTACTCGAAATAAGGAACAAATTATTTAATAGCAgttcatttcaatttttaaactTAATTCCCATATTCCCATACGCGTTTGAGTATATGTAAGTAATTTCTAATAAGAAAATTTGGAcaataacaaataataataatactaaaaaaATCCTACAAGTAATAATaagattatatattatataaatactaCAAGTAAAATGGGATTTCTATAAAGTATAAATTCTGTGCCTGAGATTtgatattacaaaaaaaaatattgacaatatgaatattaatagtaatatttattttataaaatactaCCATTAAAAAGGGATTTTTACTGCAATTATAAATCTTGACAATGagatttaatattgtaaaaataGAACAATAGTTCATTTAAATCTAAGAATTATAAGGTAAAAATTGAGGTATGATGACCGAATGATTCCATCAATTATCACATATATCTTATTGTAGTTCATATGATAataagaatattaatttgatgcaGTGATTCATTATTCTAATCTAAGGTTCTTAGTATAAATATAAGAATTATAAAATAACAATCTTgaattgattagtgattcactcatctaATTTAAGGTGAGTAGAGCTGCTTATTTGGATATTGAATATTGGTTATATCCGAATCGACCCGAAATTCGTCGATTATCGGATAATCGATACCTAATATTTGGCTAATTGGTACGGCTATGGGTACGCGTATTGAGATTTTTTGGCTACCGGGTATATCTGATAACCGATCGGATATACCCGTttaaccaatttaattaattttaaaattataaaatataattttattaatataaatatgtttaatttgatatttataatataactacAACTTTACGTGAAAGGAAATgtatcaatttaaaaattaataattaaataaacttataaatagtcaaagtatgattagttgaaatcaATTGAGGATTATGAAATTGAAGTAAGATTAGTGCAAATGTAATTGGGGGTTTATGAAATTGAGGATTATTAAATTGtcacgtttttatttttaattatttttttcaggaattttaatataataggaataatattgaaatatttttatggaaaaaataatGTAATATAAAGATGTTATGTAGATTATAATACAATTCTCTTCCAAAATAATGTTGTTTCactctttattttttcaatacgaatcttaaattaaagcttatatttaatttgaaataaagacacacacacacattatatAGAATTGTATATAGACACACACacattaaaacataattttatatAGATACACACGCGCATTAAagcataaatttaaaatatgttcCCCCACCTATTTAGTGtcaaataaagaataataattacaattatGAAAATGATGCCTAATTGTTAGCAAATATTTGTCCCaacggtattttcaattttttcggcggtattctcaattttcccgacggtattctcaattttccggcggtattctcaatttttccgacggtattttcaatttacccgtaggtattctcaattttccggatttgtattctcaattttccgaCGGTATTTTCAATTCACCCGCAAGTATTCTCAATTTAacccgacggtattctcaatttttcggatttgtattctcaattttcccgacggtatttttaatttacccgtaggtattctcaatttaacccggcggtattctcaatttccCAGCGATATAAGAATcttgatttgattagtgattcactaatCTAATCTAAGATTCTTTGTAAGAATCTTAGAATTATAACATAAAAATCTTTATTTGATTAATgattcactaatctaatataagtttcttagtaagaattcaagattcttagtaaaaatcttaGAATTATACCATAAGattcatattaaaaataaagattcaTAGTAGGAATGTTGATtagattagtgattcactaatttaatctaagattcttagtaagaatcttagatTATGAGTAAGAACTCAAGatattcttagtaagaatcttagaaTTATAACATAATATTCTTATTAAaaatcaagattcttagtaagaatgttgatttgattagtgattcacagattcactaatctaatctaatatttttagtaagaattcaagattcttagtaagaatcttagaattataacataagaatcttgatttgattagtgattcactaatccaagattctTAGTTGGAATTctagattcttagtaagaatcttaaaattataacataagaatcttgatttgattagtgattcactaatTTAATCTAATATTCTTAATAAGAATCTTATATTATTAGTAAGAACTCGAGATTCTTGGTAAGAATCTTAGAATTATAACATAAGATTCTTGTTAAAAATCAGGATTCTTAATAAGATTgttgatttgattagtgattcactaatCTAATCTAAAATTCTTAGTAAGGATTCAAGATTCTTACTAtgaatctttatttttaatatgaatCTTATGGTATAATTCtaagatttttactaagaatcttgagttcttactaagaatcttaaattcttaataagaatataagattcttactaagaaacttatattagattagtgaatcATTAATCAAATAAAGATTTTTATGTTATAATTCTAAGATTCTTACAAAGAATCTTAGACTAGATTAGTGAATCTCTAATCAAATCAAGATTCTTATATCGCCGggaaattgagaataccgccgggttaaattgagaatacctacgggtaaattaaaaataccgtcgggaaaattgagaatacaaatccggaaaattgagaataccgccgggttaaattgagaatacctacgggtaaattgaaaataccgtcgaaaaaattgagaataccgccggaaaattgagaataccattgagaaaattgagaataccgtcgactaagttgagaataccgtcgggaaaattgagaataccgccgaaaaaattgaaaataccgtcgatattttcaattttctcggcggtattctcaattttcccgacggtattctcaatttcccgacggtattttcaattttctcggCATTCCCACTAATCTTACCTCGATTTCAACCCCCCCAATTTCATAATCGCATTACCACTAATCTTACTTAGATTTCAAAACCTCTAATTGATTTTCCACTAATCTCGATCACTTCAATTTCATAATCCACAATGGCATTCCCACTAGTCTTTTTCGATGAATTAGTTCTTAATTTAAAGTATGGTTCTCAACTTATATCTCTAAGTTCTAAACTTAAAATTGAGATGAATTTGTTCAATTCGTGATTCACTAATAGTGATGATTATTCTTGTGTTAAAGTATGATTCTCAAATTTttcgacggtattctcaattttcccggcggtattctcagtattctcaatttacccgacggtattctcaattacCGTCGGAAAATTTGAGAATCATACTTTAACACAAGAATAATCATCACTATTAGTGAATCACGAATTGAACAAATTCATTTCAATTTTAAGTTTAGAACCGTcaggaaaattgagaataccgtcgggaaaattgagaataccgccgaaaaaattaagaataacgccggaaaaattgagaataccgtcgggaaaattgagaataccgccgaaaaaattgaaaataccgttGGGACAAATATTTGCTAACAATTAGGCATCATTTTCataattgtaattattattctttatttgaCACTAAATAGGTGGGGgaacatattttaaatttatgctTTAATGCGCGTGTGTATCTatataaaattatgttttaatgtGTGTGTGTCTATATACAATTCTatataatgtgt
This Salvia miltiorrhiza cultivar Shanhuang (shh) unplaced genomic scaffold, IMPLAD_Smil_shh original_scaffold_269, whole genome shotgun sequence DNA region includes the following protein-coding sequences:
- the LOC131003811 gene encoding uncharacterized protein At2g29880-like translates to MKFNSGFGYDNNTKKFTAPDEVWDEYCQAHPKDAYLRHGNCPDYYDLGIAVGNSVAVENNSIGLGSATDARTLGVDENRALHIEDLNYDAENEAFVGLAQDDPASSGSKSPLVFPEVPEVSTQRKAAAKRTRAQFDINSGLTENSSHHDFMSEVKKITNTFDGVHSLLEKPETMLEKRQRERSYTTWDAIKEISDLDDDVRMKAYDLLDTKTKKDRFLKMTVAERSSWIAFKIKD